A part of Chryseobacterium shigense genomic DNA contains:
- the murI gene encoding glutamate racemase, whose product MKTKKQDYSHLSSSQPIGIFDSGVGGLTVAKEIKRLLPHEDLIYFGDTKHLPYGEKSKDAIIEYSTKITNFLLEQNCKAIVIACNTATANALNEVMQSVGGKVPVIDVINPVAEKVAYEIHNNVGVIATKATVNSGLYKKSIRKQNKWIKVDELATPLLVPAIEEGFKNHPITHAIIYNYLSNNKLKNIETLILGCTHYPLLIDEIKQYYGNRVRVIDSPNIVANHLKIILDKYHLLNDNNPKPNYHFYLSDLTKNFEKISKKFFGKTIDLELKVL is encoded by the coding sequence TTGAAAACTAAAAAGCAAGATTATTCACATCTTTCATCAAGCCAGCCTATCGGCATTTTCGATAGCGGGGTGGGAGGACTTACCGTAGCTAAAGAGATAAAAAGGCTTCTTCCCCATGAAGACCTGATCTATTTTGGAGATACCAAACACCTTCCGTATGGCGAAAAGTCGAAAGATGCGATTATCGAATATTCTACCAAGATCACCAATTTTCTGCTTGAGCAGAACTGTAAAGCCATTGTTATAGCCTGTAATACAGCTACGGCAAATGCTTTGAACGAAGTAATGCAGTCTGTTGGCGGAAAAGTTCCCGTAATAGACGTTATTAATCCCGTTGCTGAAAAAGTAGCGTATGAAATCCATAATAATGTTGGAGTTATTGCCACAAAAGCAACCGTCAATTCCGGATTGTACAAGAAAAGCATCAGGAAACAGAATAAATGGATCAAGGTTGATGAACTGGCCACTCCGTTGCTGGTTCCTGCCATTGAAGAAGGATTTAAAAACCATCCGATTACGCATGCCATCATCTACAACTATCTGAGCAATAATAAGCTGAAAAACATTGAAACACTTATTTTGGGCTGTACACATTATCCTTTACTCATTGATGAGATCAAGCAGTACTACGGAAACAGGGTTCGTGTGATTGATTCCCCGAATATTGTAGCCAATCATCTGAAAATTATCCTGGATAAATACCACCTTCTGAATGATAATAATCCTAAACCGAACTATCATTTCTATCTTTCGGATCTCACGAAAAACTTTGAGAAAATCTCTAAAAAATTCTTTGGAAAAACAATTGATTTAGAATTGAAAGTATTATAA